Proteins from a genomic interval of Bacteroidota bacterium:
- a CDS encoding aminopeptidase: MLKKNTLIKIMFIFTFFGIVGKTVAQDKEDNKKEVSEHVFTMKKQLPATTVKDQYRSGTCWSYSSLSFIESELLRTGKGEFDLSEMFVVRQTYVEKAIKYVRMHGNLNFGGGGAFHDAINVIDKYGIVPETVFDGNKMGEVGPVHGEMDIVLKNYLDGVIKNKNRKLSKVWLKGFEGILSAYLGELPEKFEYNGKEYTPLSFAEELNINIEDYVEISSYLHHPFYESFIIEIPDNWAYGKVYNVPLKEMVEVMDNAIMQGYSIAWGGDVSEEGFSWKKGLAVVPEKEKSDLDGLEKAKWSKLSKKEIESLVFGSEAKEKDISPELRQIAFDNYKTTDDHGVHIVGIANNQGGKKFYYIKNSWNKIEHKYDGYFYASENFIKYKTMNFMIHKDALPKKTKKRLGL; encoded by the coding sequence ATGCTTAAAAAAAATACTTTAATCAAGATTATGTTCATTTTTACTTTTTTTGGTATTGTTGGAAAAACTGTTGCTCAAGACAAAGAAGACAACAAAAAGGAAGTTAGTGAACATGTTTTTACAATGAAAAAACAATTGCCTGCCACAACTGTGAAAGACCAATATCGTTCCGGAACTTGTTGGAGCTATTCTTCACTTTCGTTCATAGAATCGGAATTGTTGAGAACAGGGAAAGGCGAATTCGACCTTTCGGAAATGTTTGTTGTTCGGCAGACTTACGTCGAAAAAGCCATAAAATATGTTCGCATGCATGGAAATTTAAATTTTGGTGGTGGTGGTGCATTTCACGATGCAATCAATGTAATAGACAAATATGGAATTGTTCCTGAAACGGTTTTCGATGGCAATAAAATGGGCGAAGTTGGGCCAGTTCATGGTGAAATGGATATTGTTCTGAAAAATTATCTCGATGGTGTTATTAAAAATAAAAACAGAAAACTATCGAAAGTTTGGCTCAAAGGTTTCGAAGGAATTTTGAGTGCCTATCTTGGCGAATTGCCGGAAAAATTTGAATATAATGGAAAAGAATATACTCCGCTTTCGTTTGCCGAGGAATTAAATATCAATATAGAAGATTATGTAGAAATTTCATCTTATTTGCACCACCCATTTTACGAATCATTTATTATAGAAATTCCTGATAATTGGGCATATGGCAAGGTTTACAATGTTCCATTAAAAGAAATGGTAGAGGTGATGGATAATGCAATTATGCAAGGTTATTCGATTGCCTGGGGTGGAGATGTTAGTGAGGAAGGTTTCTCGTGGAAAAAAGGCTTGGCTGTAGTTCCCGAAAAAGAGAAAAGTGATCTCGATGGTTTAGAGAAAGCTAAATGGTCGAAACTCTCGAAGAAAGAAATAGAGTCGTTGGTTTTTGGAAGCGAGGCTAAAGAAAAAGATATAAGCCCGGAATTACGACAAATTGCTTTCGATAATTACAAAACTACCGACGATCATGGAGTTCATATTGTTGGAATTGCAAATAATCAAGGCGGTAAAAAATTCTATTATATTAAAAATTCATGGAATAAAATTGAACATAAATATGATGGATATTTTTATGCTTCCGAAAATTTCATCAAATATAAAACTATGAATTTTATGATCCATAAAGATGCTCTTCCAAAGAAAACTAAAAAACGATTGGGTTTGTAA